The genomic segment AGCCCGGCCTGCGAGGGGTATAGCAGGTGCTCGGCGCTGATGGCTTTGACCTTTCCGGCCGCCTCGGCCGCGCCGACAGAGGCCAGCTCATCGGCGTGGATCTTGGGGATCATCCCGTAATTGCTGGCAGTTTCAAGGATCTTGATGGCTTCTTCCGGCGTGAACACCCCCTGGTCGCAGAACACATCGCAGAACTCGGCCAGCTTCATCTCCGCTATTTTCGGGATCATCTCCTCGCAGATCAGCCGGACATATCCCTCCCGGTCAATCTTTCCCGAGCCCTGAGCTGCCAGGCTGAGCTTGTCGAAGTCCGTGTCGAAGGGCGAGCTACGAAACTCCTCCGGGAACTCATGCGCCCCCATGAAGGTAGAAACCACCTCTATCGGCTGAAGTCCGTTCAGGTCCCGGTTGACCTCCAGCTGTTTGATCTCGCTTTTGGTCTCCAAACCGTAGCCGCTTTTGGATTCCACCGTGGTGGTTCCCCACATCAGCATCCGGTCCAGGCGCTTCAGGGCGTCGCGCTTTAAGACCTCGCGGGAAGCCTGCCTGGTGGCCTTGACGGTGGAGCGGATGCCGCCGCCCTTGGCGGCGATCTCCTGGTACGAAACGCCAGAGGCCCGCAACTCGAATTCGTCCTCGCGGGAGCCGCCGTAGACCAGGTGGGTGTGGCAGTCCACGAAACCGGGCATGACCACTTGATTCCC from the candidate division TA06 bacterium genome contains:
- a CDS encoding imidazolonepropionase — encoded protein: MHLIIQHIGQLLTLTSPSNPSPRGEGRVGLAMSELGIIEDGLVAIEDGKIVAVGKTMELKPRLNLLPHTKVIDAGNQVVMPGFVDCHTHLVYGGSREDEFELRASGVSYQEIAAKGGGIRSTVKATRQASREVLKRDALKRLDRMLMWGTTTVESKSGYGLETKSEIKQLEVNRDLNGLQPIEVVSTFMGAHEFPEEFRSSPFDTDFDKLSLAAQGSGKIDREGYVRLICEEMIPKIAEMKLAEFCDVFCDQGVFTPEEAIKILETASNYGMIPKIHADELASVGAAEAAGKVKAISAEHLLYPSQAGLELMKQAGTIAVLLPGTSLTIKKNYAPARKMIEMGIPVALATDHNPGSCTIENMPFIIGLACLYLGLTPAEAICAATYNAACALNRGGRIGSIEEGKQADLLIMDIPNYRYIPYHYAVNYVKTVVKRGRIVIGQ